A window of Syngnathoides biaculeatus isolate LvHL_M chromosome 9, ASM1980259v1, whole genome shotgun sequence contains these coding sequences:
- the kitb gene encoding KIT proto-oncogene, receptor tyrosine kinase b: MENFSATCLWMVLASHLFFLPPTGRCKPVISPGGPHVVVPKRGRLELRCRDNATASTLRWQREKARRLEGEADEGGAAVVKVPAAQAYHMGRYVCVNNNTLERASIYVYVKDPVNAFQRTMVNGILVRAGENCTIPCLVTNPEVTPVALRTCDGRPLPSAMSYWTHREQGVVIGNARKDFEGCYVCVGRLGEDQVTSSQYTVDVRLVPEVLPVITLSQREKVILRKGENFELTCSSSNVNPDFNVKWDYPSTAHPDEAHTSHILSGSRGYQRATRLSIGRVKQSDSGTYRCSAHNERGGSSTALRLDVYDIGFITTLSHPSPVQAGVREGESLNLRVEFEAYPSPAVLSWFYDGKRLLNTTEHVITVHRHKYRFMSELKLVRVLGSEAGIYKFSASHEDASVEHLFHVYVNSKPVIIAQEGPVDGQVRCVAAGHPVPKIRWYICDVPHTRCSHLPNATQWETADVATVTESAFSRSEVESRVNISKEHGNFRTLECVASTEREEAYALFSISERLVPHKLFTPLLTGMVATGAFLCLVLVVLLYKYMQKPKFQIQWKVIESIHGNNYIYFDPTQLPYDSKWEFPRQKLRFGKTLGSGAFGKVVRATAYGLCSADTVTTVAVKLLKPNAHATEKEALMSELKVLSYLGNHMNIVNLLGACTVAGPILVITEYCCYGDLLNFLRRKRESFLNSQTGDGYYRNVAKQTEPAREATGTEYVTMRPSEKERSSQSEDVDELSLAAEDLLSFSYQAAKGMEYITSKNCIHRDLAARNVLLTHGRVAKICDFGLARDITTDASYVLRGNARLPVKWMSPESIFDCVYTYESDVWSYGILLWEIFSLGSGPYPGMQVGSTFYRLIQEGHRMSRPEFAPIEMYDMMLSCWNQDPLKRPSFRKLVEKTELLLSENTRNIYLRLSNAADSSEHQRAAPSRRLSSVCSTTAPTQPLLQNTADVFLEYV; encoded by the exons ATGGAAAACTTCAGCGCGACGTGCCTGTGGATGGTTTTGGCGTCGCATTTGTTTTTTCTGCCACCGAcag GGCGGTGCAAGCCCGTCATCTCCCCCGGCGGGCCTCACGTCGTCGTCCCCAAGCGGGGGAGGCTGGAGCTGCGTTGCCGTGACAATGCCACCGCGTCCACGTTGAGGTGGCAGAGGGAAAAAGCTCGCAGACTGGAGGGGGAGGCCGACGAGGGCGGCGCGGCTGTCGTCAAGGTGCCGGCGGCGCAGGCCTACCACATGGGCCGCTACGTCTGCGTCAACAACAACACGCTGGAGCGGGCCTCCATCTACGTATACGTGAAAG ACCCCGTCAACGCCTTCCAGCGCACCATGGTCAACGGCATCCTGGTGCGCGCGGGCGAGAACTGCACCATCCCCTGCCTGGTGACCAACCCGGAGGTCACGCCGGTGGCCTTGCGGACGTGCGACGGCCGACCTTTGCCCTCCGCCATGAGCTACTGGACCCACCGCGAGCAGGGCGTCGTCATTGGCAACGCCAGGAAGGACTTCGAAGGCTGCTACGTGTGCGTGGGGCGGCTCGGAGAAGATCAAGTGACTTCCAGCCAATACACCGTAGACGTGCGCCTAG TTCCAGAAGTGCTTCCGGTCATCACGTTGTCCCAGAGGGAGAAGGTCATCTTACGAAAAGGAGAAAACTTTGAGCTGACTTGTAGCTCCTCCAACGTCAACCCAGACTTCAACGTCAAGTGGGACTACCCGTCCACAGCG CATCCGGACGAGGCGCACACCTCGCACATCCTGTCCGGCTCTCGGGGTTATCAACGCGCCACCCGGCTCTCGATCGGACGGGTAAAGCAGTCCGACTCGGGGACGTACCGCTGCTCGGCCCACAACGAGAGAGGCGGCAGCTCCACGGCGCTGCGCCTGGACGTCTACG ATATCGGGTTCATTACCACGTTAAGCCACCCAAGTCCCGTCCAGGCCGGCGTCCGAGAAGGGGAGAGCCTGAATCTCAGGGTGGAGTTTGAGGCCTACCCGTCACCCGCCGTCCTGTCCTGGTTTTACGACGGCAAGCGGCTGCTCAACACCACAGAGCACGTCATCACCGTCCACCGACACAAATACAG GTTCATGAGCGAGCTGAAACTGGTGAGAGTTCTTGGCTCGGAAGCCGGCATCTATAAATTCTCCGCCAGCCACGAAGACGCATCGGTCGAGCATTTATTTCACGTATATGTCAATA GTAAGCCAGTCATCATCGCACAGGAAGGGCCCGTCGACGGTCAGGTGCGCTGCGTCGCCGCCGGTCACCCGGTTCCAAAAATCCGATGGTACATCTGCGACGTCCCCCACACAAG GTGCTCGCACCTGCCCAACGCCACCCAATGGGAGACCGCGGACGTCGCCACGGTGACAGAGTCCGCCTTCAGCCGGAGTGAGGTGGAGAGCCGAGTGAATATCAGCAAGGAGCACGGCAACTTCCGCACGCTGGAGTGCGTGGCCTCGACCGAGCGAGAGGAAGCTTACGCGCTCTTCTCCATCAGCG AGCGACTGGTCCCGCACAAACTCTTCACCCCGCTTCTAACGGGCATGGTGGCCACCGGCGCCTTCCTCTGCCTCGTCCTGGTGGTGCTGCTCTATAAGTACATGCAG AAACCCAAATTCCAAATCCAGTGGAAAGTCATCGAGAGTATCCACGGCAACAACTACATCTACTTTGACCCCACCCAGCTTCCTTACGACTCCAAATGGGAGTTTCCTCGGCAGAAACTGCGCTTCG GAAAAACTCTCGGTTCCGGAGCGTTTGGAAAGGTGGTGAGGGCCACGGCGTACGGCCTGTGCTCGGCCGACACGGTCACCACCGTCGCCGTCAAGCTCCTCAAGC CCAACGCTCACGCCACGGAGAAGGAGGCGCTGATGTCCGAGCTGAAGGTGCTGAGTTACCTCGGCAACCACATGAACATCGTCAACCTGCTGGGAGCCTGCACGGTCGCGG GTCCAATTTTAGTGATCACCGAATACTGTTGCTATGGCGACCTCCTCAACTTCCTGCGCAGGAAAAGAGAGTCCTTCCTAAATTCCCAAACGGGCGACGGTTACTATCGCAACGTCGCCAAGCAAACGGAGCCTGCGAG GGAAGCCACCGGCACAGAATACGTGACCATGCGTCCCTCGGAGAAAGAAAGGTCCTCCCAGTCAG AAGACGTGGACGAGCTTTCTTTGGCCGCTGAAGATCTGCTGAGCTTCTCCTACCAAGCGGCCAAAGGGATGGAGTACATCACCTCTAAAAAT TGCATCCACAGGGATCTCGCAGCCAGAAACGTTCTACTGACTCACGGCAGGGTGGCCAAGATCTGCGACTTCGGCTTGGCGCGGGACATCACCACCGACGCCAGCTACGTACTGCGAGGAAAT GCACGTCTTCCGGTCAAGTGGATGTCTCCCGAGAGCATCTTCGATTGCGTCTACACTTACGAGAGCGACGTGTGGTCCTACGGCATCTTGCTATGGGAAATCTTCTCGCTGG GTAGCGGCCCCTACCCCGGGATGCAGGTGGGCTCGACCTTTTATCGACTGATTCAGGAGGGCCACAGGATGAGCAGGCCTGAGTTTGCGCCCATTGAGAT gtatGATATGATGCTCTCGTGCTGGAATCAGGACCCTTTGAAAAGACCCTCTTTTAGAAAACTGGTGGAGAAGACTGAGCTTCTTCTGTCAGAAAACACGCGGAAT ATTTACCTGAGGCTGAGCAACGCCGCGGATTCCTCGGAGCACCAGAGGGCGGCGCCGTCGCGGAGGCTGAGCTCCGTCTGCAGCACCACGGCCCCCACCCAGCCTTTACTGCAGAATACCGCGGACGTCTTCCTGGAATATGTCTGA